The Lacticaseibacillus rhamnosus DNA window TTGGCCAAGGCTCGGGACAATAGCCGGACGCCAATGCAGTGGGATGACACGGCCAACGCCGGATTTACCACAGGAACACCGTGGTTGCGGCCAACCAATCAGCGCGAAATTAATGTCAAAGCTGAGCTGGCGCATGGTGAAATTTTCCGATTCTATCAAAAATTGATCGCGTTACGTAAGCAGTATCAAGTGATCAGCAATGGCAGTTATGTGCCTTTTGGGACTGAAATTGATCGCTTGTACGCTTACGAACGGGTTGCTGGCGATGCCCACTTGCTGGTACTGAATAATTTCAGTGATAAAGCCATTACGGTACCGCTACCGCCACGTTTCCAGCATGCACGCGTTTTGATAACCAATGAAGCAGATTTAACACCAACTGCAACCATGACGTTGCCACCATACGCAACGATTGCATTGTTGCAGTCAGATAAGGGGGAATAAGCAATGACAAAGAAATTGCACTTAATGGCGCCGGTTTCCGGATTGGCGATGGCCATTACCGATGTTTCCGATCCAGTTTTTTCACAAAAAATGATGGGTGACGGTTTTGGCATTGAGCCAACCGATGGCCAAATTGCGGCGCCGGTCGATGGACGGATCATGATGATTGCCGATACCAAGCACGCAATCGGGATCAAAGCCGATGATGGCGCCGAGTTATTGATTCATTTAGGGATCGATACGGTCGAACTCAAAGGCGCGCCGTTTGAAATTGATACGGCGATGGATGCACGGGTTAAAGCCGGCGATGTGATTGGGTCCATGGACCTGGATGCAATCAAAAAAGCTGGCAAGAAGACCACCGTCATTGTGGCGATTACCAACACGAAGGAAGTCGTTGATCAGCTGGACGTGACGCCCGGCGAAGTCAAACGCGGCGAAGAAGTTGCGGTGATGACACCTAAAGCGGCCGCGGTTGAACAAGCACCGGCAGCACCGAAGAACGAAAGCAAGTATGCGGCCACAGCGCGGCAAATCATTGCGGATGTCGGTGGCGCCCAAAACGTCAACAGTTTGATTCACTGTATCACGCGCTTGCGGTTCTATTTAAAAGATGAACAAAAACCGGATGATGACACCGTGCGTAACATTCCGGGCGTTATCGATGTTGCGCGGGCGAATGGTCAGTATCAGGTTGTCATTGGCCAAGCCGTGACGGATGTTTACGATGAAGTGATTAAACAACTCGGCCCCGGTTATTCGAATGCAGAAGGAACTGCGAAGGCCATTCAAGAAACCCAAGCGGAAGCTAAAGATACCAGTGCACTTGGCACGATCAAACGTTGGGCCCAGGCATTGATCGGCACCATTACCGGTTCCATGATTCCCGTTATCGGACTCTTAGCCGCAAGCGGGATGTTAAAAGGGATTTTGAACATTTTAACAACATGGGGCGGTCTGAAAACCACAAATCCAACTTATGAAATTATTAATGCGATGGGCGATGCAGCCTTTTACTTCTTACCTGTCATTGTCGGCTTCACCGCTGCCCAGAAACTCGGATCGGATCCGGTTATTGTCGGAATTATCGGAGCGTTCCTGATTTATCCGTCAATTGCTAAAATCGCCACTGCTGGCAAAGTGACCGGCACAGTGTTAGGCATGGGCATCAACGCGAACTTCTTCGGCTTGCCGGTGCACATTGCCAATTACACGTATTCCATCTTCCCGATGATCTTCGCAGCGTGGATGGCGGCAAAAATCGAGCCGTGGATTAAGAGTTGGATGCCGCTGGTACTGCGCATGATTTTCACACCATTAGTCGAAATCTTCTTGGTTGGTATGACGGTTGTCTTGGCGGTTGGGCCACTGATCACGGTTCTGTCTAATGGCATCACAGCTGGTATTCAGGCATTGCTCAGCTTAACGCCGATGGTTTCCGATGCCATTATCGCCGGCTTCTATCAAGTTCTGGTTATCTTCGGATTGCACTGGGCCGTCATTCCGGTCATCACCGCGCAATTGTCATCGGCACATCCCGAGTCCGTGCTGAATGGGATCGTATCCATTTCCATGATTGCCCAAGGTGCCGGTGCATTGGCAGTCTGGGTTAAGACCAAGCACAATCCGGCCTTAAAAGGTCTGTCAATTTCCGCCTTTATCAGTGCTTGCTGCGGGATTA harbors:
- a CDS encoding glucose PTS transporter subunit IIA; this encodes MTKKLHLMAPVSGLAMAITDVSDPVFSQKMMGDGFGIEPTDGQIAAPVDGRIMMIADTKHAIGIKADDGAELLIHLGIDTVELKGAPFEIDTAMDARVKAGDVIGSMDLDAIKKAGKKTTVIVAITNTKEVVDQLDVTPGEVKRGEEVAVMTPKAAAVEQAPAAPKNESKYAATARQIIADVGGAQNVNSLIHCITRLRFYLKDEQKPDDDTVRNIPGVIDVARANGQYQVVIGQAVTDVYDEVIKQLGPGYSNAEGTAKAIQETQAEAKDTSALGTIKRWAQALIGTITGSMIPVIGLLAASGMLKGILNILTTWGGLKTTNPTYEIINAMGDAAFYFLPVIVGFTAAQKLGSDPVIVGIIGAFLIYPSIAKIATAGKVTGTVLGMGINANFFGLPVHIANYTYSIFPMIFAAWMAAKIEPWIKSWMPLVLRMIFTPLVEIFLVGMTVVLAVGPLITVLSNGITAGIQALLSLTPMVSDAIIAGFYQVLVIFGLHWAVIPVITAQLSSAHPESVLNGIVSISMIAQGAGALAVWVKTKHNPALKGLSISAFISACCGITEPAMYGVNLKYGRVFIFSSIGAAIGGLVNGLLNVNMYGFTGSFLGAPSFVAPGWAHNPNNIWFFWIASLVTLVAAFTLVYLFGYKDADANAAKAVPKKKRLGKTVE